Within Eggerthella sp. YY7918, the genomic segment AAGCTTTAAAGGCCCTACCTCACCTCGAGCACGATCTTGCCCTTGGCGCGACCTGATTGCGAGTAGTCGAGCGCCTCCTGCGCATCGGCCAGGGGAAACACCTTATCTACCACCGGTACGAGACGACCTTCCTCGTAGAGGCCGCGCAGAATGTCAAGCTGCTCGCTGTCCGGTCGCACGAAGATCATGTTGTACGTCACGCCGTACTTCTTCTCGCGCAGCGTGAGGGGAAGCGAGGCGATGCGCAGGATCTCGGTCTTGAGGAAACCTAGGCCCTGGATCTTACCGAAGCGCGCATTCGGCGTGCCATTGAGCGACACGATCCGTCCGCCGCGACGCATGATGGTGAAACCCTCGTCCAAGCTCTTCCCGCCGAACACGTCCAGCAGGCAGTCGTAACCCGAAAGCACCTCCCAGAAGTTCTGCTCGCGGTAGTTGATGACCAGGTCCGCACCCAGTCGCTTGACGAGCGCTTCGCCGGCCGGACTCGCCGTGGTGGCCACGTAGGCGCCCATAACGCGCGCAAGCTGGATGGCGAAAGTGCCCACGCCACCCGCACCTGCTTGGATGAGGATCTTCTCCCCCGCTTTGAGGTCCATGAGCTCGTTAAATGCCTGGCAGATCGTCAATCCCACGAGCGGGATGGACGCCGCTTCGACGAACGAGAGGTTCTTCGGCTTGAAGGAGATATCCTCGGCCTTAACGGCGAAGTACTCAGCGAACGTGCCGATCATCGTGCGACGAGGCAGCCCGTACACCTCGTCGCCCACCTTGAACTTCGTTACCCGGTGCCCCACTTGCGCCACCGTGCCGGCGAAGTCGAAGCCCAGCACGATCGGCATGCGGTAGCTCACGAGCAGCCGGAGCACACCGTCGCGAATCTTGAAGTCCACCGGGTTCACGCTGGCCGCATGCACCTTCACCAGCACCTCGTCGTCGGCGATAGTCGGCACGGGAAGGGCGAACGTCTCGAGTTTTTCCTGATGGTAGTGCGATATGCCCATCGCTTCCATATATGCGGTCATACGCTGCTCCTTGCCGTCGCGTACGTGCGTTCGCAAGGATGATACCCCGAGCGAGCACACGTACGCGACGGCAAGGGCAAAGGGTTTCCCGTCCGTCGCCGCTTCGTCGCCGCAACGCTTCGAAGTGGGCAGTCAGACGGCCTTCCTCGAAGATGCGCCCCGTGATAGAACCCACGGTTTCCATCACGGAAGCTATTTGGCGTTTTCCCTGATCGATGATGCGCCAGGCACAATCACATTACAGGGAATTTTTCTTGCGACGGAGGTTCTCTTCGCATTTTGCGCGGTCTTCGGCAGCTACTGCTTCTATCACTTCTTCCACATGGCTCTTGATACCAAAAAGGGTGCGCTGAGAAGACAGTCGCACAGGCGCGCTGCCGCTCGATTCGGCCAACAACTGTTGCTGCATTCGTTCCCAACGTTTTTCCTCGCTTGTTTTCATGCCGCCAGTATCGCACGCGACATCGCACAGTCGCAAGCATAAAACTAGTAAGTTGAAATTTCTAGGTGTAACGTTGTTACGTTTAGTCTAGTAGGCGCGCGGAAATACGGGGGCACTTTACTATACGGGGCACATCGTTTCGAAGGGTTACGAAGCCGCAAAAGATCTCTACGAACTTGCTTCAAGCTTTGGCAACATACAAACGACCATCAACCTGGGCTATATTTACGAGTACGGAAGAACGGCGCAACTGGACTATATCAACGCCTACCGCTGCTATTCCCTCGCGGCAACCCTAACCATGGCTCCCGAAGCGCTCTATAAGATGGGCGATCTTTTCTCACGAGAAAAAGCCTTTGACCGTGATATTCGCACCGCGTTTCGTCTCTGGACAAGAAGCTTTCAGGAATCAGAGCGCAGAAACGACCCAGAAGATAAAGCACAAGCTGCTATAAGAATAGCCCCCTTCTATCTGGAAACGGCAAAAGCGGAAGAGGTTGATATTAGTACTGATACCCTTTACGCCCTCAACCTCTATCAGATGGCCGAAATTGGCCTGCGACTCTCAATACAAACGGGCTTACGGGCTTACGTATTACGAAAAAAGATTACAACAAGCGATCAAAGGCCAAGAAAAAGCACGCGCCATACTCGACGGCCCTTTCTATATTGAATAGAAAGCATTAGTCACGAAGTGAGGGGGACATAGACAGGCGGATGTGCGGCAACTGCCCCGGTAAGTGTTTGATTCTGCCAAGGAAGTTGCCACCACCCCCGCAGGAGTAAGCCACCTAACCCTGTTCATTAACTATCAGCCAACCACAGGATTAAAGACCCGCTTTCAGTGTCAGCAATGTGAAAAACTTGTCCCCAAGTGTAAAAGTGGCTGGCCCGCGCTCGGACTCTTCTGGCATCACCTTAGCCAGGGATTCCTTTTGTTCTAGATGCGGCTTCCAAGCGCCGAGGCTATCCCTCGACAAACTTATTCTAGGAGATAAATTTTGAGCAAGCTTTCGCTGTTTGGCAATGAATCGAGCTCACGAGAGTCAAGCGGAGAGTAACTTTTAATTAGTGCAGGTTTGCACACAAAGACATGTCGTCAGCCCAAAGTGCAAGGCTGAAGACATAAACAGTGCCGGTTAAGCATTCGCAACTACGTCGGCCCACCATTCGCGCGTTTCATGTTCCGGCGTGCTGCGGTCGCTCCACCTAATCAGAGGTTCGTAGTAGGTTCGCAGAGCTTCAGCATTACAAACACTGTCGGGTATCTCCTTGATCAAATCATCTGGCACGTCGAAGAGATGCAGCTTGCCTTTAACGGCAAAAGGCTCAATCCATCGCAGGTTCGACAGGTGCCAAGCATATGAATCGGCAGGCATACCATCTAGCATGGCGGGTTCAATGTGCTTGGCCCCAAACGGCTCGATGCCGTTTAGGGTCACAATGCAAAGCGCATGGCCCGCGATGGCCCCGACACAAGGCTTAGAGCTTGCGCATATGAGCAAGTCGCCCCTGTAATTCGTCTGCCAGGTTCGGCATTCTACGGTTTTCCAGCCGAGCAGTACAGGCATAGCCCACTCGGGGCGAAGTGATAAAGCTTTCAATGGCGTTCCTTTCGTTTTGTTCGGATTATACAGCAATGCCCCAATGAGCTGTTGTTACTCGATCCTGAACGTTACTTTTCGGCCGAAGTCTTCTTTTAGTTTATCCACCAGTCGGGATTCCACTCCTCCAAAACAGTGCGTTGTCGTGGTGTTCCTTTCGAAGATTGTTGGTACATCTATATCCATATTTTTACTACATATATATTTACTGTATGTGCTAGAGTGCGTATATGAACGTTTTAGATGCGATAAATACAATGCTTGGTGACACGAGTACTACTAAGACCTCGCTTGCTCAATCCCTCGGGAGGTCTAAGCAGTCTATTTCTAATATGTTTGCTAAAAAGACCGACGTTTACACGGATACGTTGATCAAAATGGCAGACCACATGGGATATAAGCTTATCCTTGAAAATGGGGAGAACCGTATAGTCTTAACGGCAAGAGAAAAATAAAGAAACCCCCATTTCTGGGGACTTCTTTATTAAACAGCCTTTGGAAGTTCGTTCAAATCCCATCCTGCTTCCTGTGAGTCGAAGTATGTTCCGGTTTTCTTGTCAAGGAACAGGTAGTGCTGTGTTCCGAAGTAGCATCTAATCTTTAATTATGCGGCCTCTTTTCGGACTTTGACGATCTTCTTTCTAAGGGTTTTTACTGCTGAAATGAGCGTTATAAAGTCCAAATCAACTGGTTTCCCGGTGTTAACCTAGTAGAGCCAGCAGCTACAGGCTTGGAAAACCTCAGCGTCGGTATACTTACGCTTAATTGCGGTTATTGTCCGATGATGCATGTACATCTGCCATTTTCGCATCCCGCTGCATTTTGTCATTATCGGTATCAAATGCAAACTCGTTGACAACTCGCAGAGACTCCGCAACACCTGAGACACATGCAAGACTATTGTAGATGTTTGATTACCAGTCAGAATTCCACTGCTCCAAAACCATCAGACGATCAAGGTCGTCGTCGAATTGCCGGACGAGGACCTAAGCCAAAAGGACAAAGACGAGCTGGTGGATCTTTTACATGATCTGAAGAACAAAATCGACGAGCCTAAAGAAGTCAAGGGTGAGGCCGTAAAGAGGGTTTTGCTGTGGCTTGCCGACAAGTCGGTGGATGCACTGATAGCGGCCTTCCCCATGATCGCCGTTTTCGTGCAGAGCATGAGCTAGGAGTATGAAGCTCGCGAACTGAATTTTGACAAATATTTTCCTATTTGTTATATACACGTGTTATTGTATTTGTTACAATAGACTTGTCGGAAGGACAAAGAAGATGAAGAGTTATTCGTCAAGGGAGGTAATCGAGATACTAAAAGCCGATGGATGGTATGAAGTTGCAGTAGTTGGGAGTCACCACCAGTTCAAGCACCCGACAAAACCTGGACGCGTGACGGTGAAGCACCCGACAAAGGACATCCCGCCAAAGACGCTGAAAAGTATTGAGAAACAAGCGGGGCTACGATTCAAGTAGCCCCACCCCCATTGACTATGAAAGGACGACGGAATTATGAGAAGGACTGATAGATATTTTTTTCCGGCAGTGTTCACCTATGAATCCGGACGCGAGATCGCCGTCGAGTTTCCAGACTTGGGCGTCGCCACAAGCGGCGTCAACGACGACGATGCGCTGCTATCCGCTCGGGAGCTTTTGGGCTGCGTATTGTTTGGGTTAGAGGAAGACGGCGAGGATATTCCCGCCCCCACCCCGCTAAGCCAGGTGGCCATAGAGCCGAACGAACATACTGTGCTCGTTGACGTATATATGCCATCTGTACGACAGGCACAGTCGACCAAGGCCGTGAATCGCACGGTAACCCTTCCCGCCTGGCTGAATGCGCTGGCCGTAGAGCACGACGTGAACTTTTCGCAGACGCTGCAAAGCGCGCTGCGACAGCAGCTCAAAGTGTAAAGCAAAGCCTCGCGGGCATTGAATTAGGAGTACACAGCATGGCCAACGACGATATGCATGTGATCATGTACAAAATCCTCGCCTATCTTTATGACTGCATGAAAAAAGGCGAGGAGCCTCAAAACAGCATGATCTCTTACGACAGCGATTTGCTCGGCATCCCGGCAGCCTACTGGAACCAGATCATGGCCCAGATGGTAGAACTCGGCTTGGTGAAGGGTATCGCCGTTCGCTACTACGACAATTCTCCAACCGTTT encodes:
- a CDS encoding type II toxin-antitoxin system HicA family toxin, whose product is MKSYSSREVIEILKADGWYEVAVVGSHHQFKHPTKPGRVTVKHPTKDIPPKTLKSIEKQAGLRFK
- a CDS encoding YjcQ family protein, giving the protein MANDDMHVIMYKILAYLYDCMKKGEEPQNSMISYDSDLLGIPAAYWNQIMAQMVELGLVKGIAVRYYDNSPTVLISKPYVTLEGVQFMQENSMMSKALKFLKESKAALPFI
- a CDS encoding NADP-dependent oxidoreductase, with product MTAYMEAMGISHYHQEKLETFALPVPTIADDEVLVKVHAASVNPVDFKIRDGVLRLLVSYRMPIVLGFDFAGTVAQVGHRVTKFKVGDEVYGLPRRTMIGTFAEYFAVKAEDISFKPKNLSFVEAASIPLVGLTICQAFNELMDLKAGEKILIQAGAGGVGTFAIQLARVMGAYVATTASPAGEALVKRLGADLVINYREQNFWEVLSGYDCLLDVFGGKSLDEGFTIMRRGGRIVSLNGTPNARFGKIQGLGFLKTEILRIASLPLTLREKKYGVTYNMIFVRPDSEQLDILRGLYEEGRLVPVVDKVFPLADAQEALDYSQSGRAKGKIVLEVR
- a CDS encoding ASCH domain-containing protein produces the protein MKALSLRPEWAMPVLLGWKTVECRTWQTNYRGDLLICASSKPCVGAIAGHALCIVTLNGIEPFGAKHIEPAMLDGMPADSYAWHLSNLRWIEPFAVKGKLHLFDVPDDLIKEIPDSVCNAEALRTYYEPLIRWSDRSTPEHETREWWADVVANA
- a CDS encoding type II toxin-antitoxin system HicB family antitoxin translates to MRRTDRYFFPAVFTYESGREIAVEFPDLGVATSGVNDDDALLSARELLGCVLFGLEEDGEDIPAPTPLSQVAIEPNEHTVLVDVYMPSVRQAQSTKAVNRTVTLPAWLNALAVEHDVNFSQTLQSALRQQLKV